Within Candidatus Poribacteria bacterium, the genomic segment CTCTTTTTCATCGACCTCCGGAAGTGACAGTGTGTAGTCGATTTTTGCGGCTTCTATTGGGGTGGGATGTTCAAAGATAGCAGGCTTTGTCACGCCGCCGGAACAATCTATTCCGCTGACGGATGCCTGATCTGTACCGGAAACAGTGCTTTGTTCGAACATCTCTACAAAGTCATAAATTTCTTCAATAATGCCGAGCACTAAGGGTATGGGTTCTTCCTCAGCTTCAGGGGCGGTTGCTTCTGTTTCGGTGTCGCCGCCTCCGTCTGTTTCCTGCGGTAAGGGGTTTTTGCTTGGGGTTTTTGCTTGGGGTTTTTGCTTGGGTGTTTCCTCTGTGGATTTCCCCAAAGTTACCTCGTCTTTATCTGCTTCAACGTCAGAAACCTGGGGGCGCTGCGTTATAGTCCCCTCATTTTCCTGTTCAGATATTACAATTTCCGTTGCAAAGTCTGTCTTATCTTCAGAAACAGGATCGGTGTCTTCCAGTGGCTCAGTTGCTGCATCATCGGACGGCGCGAGGTTGGTGATCTCGACGCCAGGGGTTTCTTCTGCACTGGATGTATCGGGAGGGTTGTTCTCACTGGCATGAACCTCTTCGTCTATAGAGATGGGTAAAACCTCACTGTTAGATTCTGTGTGAGAACTGTCATCATCTTCTATAGCAACAGGGTCCACATCGTCTTCAGACGGTATTTCCTCCGACTCGGACGGCACGTCAGCGTTTTCAATTTCCGAGGGTTCAGGAACCGGGGTATCGGAGGCATCTGATGCTTCAGATTCAGCATCGTTTGTAGAATTATCGTCAGCTGCGAATTCCAATTCCGCTTGCTGTTCGTCACGCTGCTCTGTATCGGAAACCGATGGATCGGTCTCATCCTCCGTATTTCCGATACAAGCGGCTAAAAATTGTTGTACAATATAGGGCGCGGTGAGCATCTTTTAATTATTCCTTGCGGTTCGGTAAGCTGAGTTAGGGATTTGATGTGCCTTTCCGTAGGTCCGCCTTCCACTTCGTTTCAGGCTAAGTGCTTTGGCTTACGACCGGCTCCATTTATGCTTCATTTGTTTCATTTCGTCATTGAGCACTACTTCTGCCGAGGGTGTCTGTGCAGAAGCCTCAATCTGCCACGCACCAGAGGCGTCCTTCAGCACGGGTTTGCGCTGCGCAACAGGTAGCACACCAAAAGGTGTATGCGGTTCAATTTGATACCAGTATGCCACAGAGGAGGTCTCATTGCTGAGATGGTTCCCGTGTCCGTGCTCTATCGTAACCCGGATCTCCTTCTCAAAGCGGATCGGATTTTCAATGTGATAGACGTAGGAGGTCTGATAGCCATCGGTATTGTTTTCGTGGATAGAAGAACCGTTGTGTGCAAAAGCGTTCTGTTGCATGCCCCACGCTTGATTGAGGTAGTCCTCTGAACCGGTGCCGTGCAGATCTGGGGGCCACTTATAACCGTCGACCCAGATCATATCATCACCTTCACCCCACCATGTGCCTTGAAAGTTGGTGATCGAAAGGTTGCAACCGATGTAATGCCCGCTGCCTTCGGCGGACAGAATTAGGTAATTGGTGTCCCACGCGAGGCGTTCCGCGTTGATAATATTGGCTTCGGGGGTGTTCACAGTAATTTCATGTCCCCACCCATCACACGGGTTTTCACGATGGAATTGGGCATGAAAATAGGCAATATCATCGTCGAGCGGCTCAGGGTACTGCTCATAGTCGATGTAGAAGTATTGGCGGTGGGTTGTATCGCCTTCGTTGACGAGTTCGATCCGTGCGCTGCGGTTAAAGGGCATCTGCAAATAGCAATTAAGCGCGCAACCTGTATTGAACTGATTGTTCTGGTGTGTGGAAGCAGAGAACGCAATGGAATCGTAGGAGTTAACGATTTCGTTGCCGAGCCCAAAGAAGTCCCCTAACGGACATAGGACACTCGGGTGCTCCTCATCGTCCCAAAACATTCGGATCAGTACGTTTCGATAACCATTTGGCTGTGTCATCCAGATGTGATTGATGCAGCCGGGTCCTTGAAGATCTGCGATAACACGGGTTTCGCCGGGCTCGACATTCCATGCGTCGCTATTTCTACCTGTTGTGTCCCATGAAGAGGCGCGTAACGAACGTGCTTTTCTAACGCGCGTCAGCGATGACAATAATCCGTCAACGTAAGTCATAATTTCGTTTCCTAATATACATCACGCTGCACGTAAGTGCAGCGTTCAAAAAGTTGTTCCTTACTATATAATTATAGCATATACTACCAGAAAAGCAACAGAAAAATCCAATTTTCTGTTATTCTGTTTCTTCGGAAAGAGGGTTTTTCGAGGTATATGTCCATTGCTGTTTCTGACGAATAAATTTTAACTGTAGCGCGTCTGCTGCATAGTTATTGAGTTCATCAGTGTTTTTTCTCGGCATAGCTGCCGCCGGTTTGAAATTGGTGATGAGTGCTTCCAACATCGGTTTTCTATTGGATTCCTTAGCACCGACATGATAAAAATGTTCCCTTGTGATGACATTAAATTCTGACCATAGATTCGGGATCGCGGGATTTTCTCTATGTTCGTTGCTATGCCAGGTTGAGAGAATAAACTGTGCTTTCGTTGTTTTCAAACCTTCATAGAGCGATTTTTCGTGTGCTTCATTCCAAGTGTTGAAGTAGTCGGTATGTCGCCCGGCATAAGGCGGATCACAATAGATGAGGTCGTTCTCAGTTGCACAAGACAGCGTAATGCGAAAGTCCTGATGCAAAAAAGTCCAATCGCTAAGGCTGGCGCGTTTGGCAACCCATTCCACCTGATTCACGATTTTAGTGATATAGGCTTTAGAGAAGCGTTTCGGCTTATGCCCGAACGGCACATTAAACTCGCCTTTCCTGTTAAAACGGATAAGCCCGTTAAAACAAGCGCGGTTCAAAAACAGAAAGTCTAAAGAAGATTTCTCTACATTAAATCGTTTTCGGACTTCATAATAATGGTCTGCACCGTGCTTAGCTAACTGGGTCCCTTCTGATTCGAGAAATTCGCGGACAACAATCGGAGTTATCACCCCGCTGTTTATTCCCTGATAAAAGGAAATAAGGTGTGGATTTGTATCGCAGAAAAGTGCCTTGCGTGGTTTAAGATTAAACCCGACGACCCCCGACCCCATGAATGGTTCAATCCAAACCCCTTCTCCATTCCATTGGCGTGTCTCATCTATCCACTTAACCAATTTACTTTTGATGCCTTGACATTTTATAGGTGGAATAAGGATCTTCATTTTGAACGTGCTTTCCTTTGTGAGGCGCGCGGAACGACAAGATTTGTATCTCCGCCTCTGTAGACAACGAAATCATGCAGGTTTGTAATTTTTGTCGTTTTGCTCGTGTCATCCTGCACGGTAATCTTCCGGTAATTCATCCAATAGTCATCAAACCATTTTTCGCCCAACTGACCAAACATGCCGTTACCTGATAGAATGTCAGCGATTTTATTGATGCTACCTATGTTTGCAGTATTACCACTACCCCTTCTGTCGCTTGCAATTCTCCATTTCTCAACCGCAAAAAACTGAAAATCTCTAATGACAGAGGGAATTGAGTTCAAGTGTTCAAGCGTATACAACTCTGTTTCATCTACTGATGTAGCACTCGCTCGTGTATAGATAATTCCCAAACAGAAATGTCCCATGTATTCATTGTACGGAAACTGAATGTTTTTACGGTTATCGCGCTCTATGAAATAATTTCCGTGCGAACCGAGCGTGAAGCCATTACAGAATTCTGGATTTTCAGGAAGTCTGTATGTTGTTTTAAAATCAAGTGCAAACTTGTGATCTCCAGTTTCGCTAATCAAGGAAATATCTGGATAGTAATTCTGCTTTTCCGCAGGGATAAGCGTGTAACCGTTTTCTTCCGCGAACGCTAACAATTGGGGCAACAGATGGATTTCCAATAATTTAGATACGATTTTCGTATCTGTTGAAATTGTGTAAATTCTCCGGTAGATATCAATGAAACCTTTGATTGTCCACTGCCCATTAGCAGTCTCAACGTACGAATTGAGTGTTTTAACAAATTCATTGAGTTTTGTGCTAAATACGCTTTTTACTGTTTCTTTCATAAAAATCGGCTCACCTAAAAATTACTAAACTTTGGACAATTTTGAACGCGATACACATTTCGCCCCGCTGGGGCTTAGGGCTTAGGGAAGCACGGTTCCTACAGACATTTCACCCCGCTGGGGCTGCCGCTCTGGGACTTTGACGTTTATTTCTTTATAAGGTGCGTTTGTGTCAAGAACTCTCAGAAAAATCACAAAGGCTTTGAAAATCGGATAGGAACCCGATCAAGATTGTCCAATACCTTAGTAATTACTTAGGACAGCCCGCATCTTTTCTAATCCAATTCGAGCAACTTCTGCGGGATCTTGTTCCCAATAACTCGGATTGAACAATTCCAATGAGATGACACCCGTATAATCTGCGTCTTTCAGAATAGAGATCATCTGTCCCAGATCAAGGATACCGTCACCAGGGTAAACCCTATCAGCATCTGTTTGTTCCGCACGCGCAGGTTCCGCAGGTGCATCGTTGAAATGGAAAACAGCGATTTTATTGCCGGGGATACCTTGTATGTCGTCTATTTCGCCACCGCCGCGATAGATATGGAACGGATCGAGGACAATCGTGCTATCCGGGTGATCTGCCACTTCCATGACTTCCCACGCATGCTTGACTTGATTGACACCATCGACGAAGCCGAGAAATTCCATAGCGGGTTTAACCCCGAATTCGCGTCCGAGTTCAAGCAGTTCTCGATAATTCTCGCCACCTAACTGGAGATCTGCCACTTCACGCGGTGGACTTGAGACGATATAGGTCGATCCAACAGCGGCGGCTTGTGCCATGCGCCGTTTCGCTTCTTCAATCGCTTCCTGATGTTCCTCACCGGTCGTGTTGAGCCACCCGTGCAAGGCGATCACCGTAGGTACTGAAAGTCCGTGATCATCGAGTGCTTTTTTGACATCGGTAAGCGAACCGCCCTGTTCCTCGTGAGCCGTTAAATCGTCATTCCATAACTCGATCGCTGTATAGCCGGTTTCGGCAGCGATCTGAATCTTATCCATTAATCCGGCGGGACGGATTGTGCTCGTGTTTAAGCCTAATTCAAATTGTGTCATTCTCTTTTTCCTTGGACGGGCAATGAATTGCCCTACTACAAACCGGATTTTTCCATCAAACTGCTAATGAAACGGACATCTATACGCGCAAGGTCGATAACGGTGTCCACAGGCTCTCCACTGTATTCGCTATGGAAACTCACGGGACCTGAAAATTCTATTGTTTGTAGCGTATTGACTGCCGTTTCCCAATCAACGAACCCTTTTCCCATTCGGACGACGCTGCCGCCGCGCATACCGGGCGAGCGCGCCAGATCCTTGAACGCCATAACTGCGAGATGCGATTTAACAATGTCCAACGCCATCTCAATCGGTTCCCCGACGATGGAGAGATGCCCTGTATCGGCAAAAACACCGACGTGCTGCGCGTCGAAACCTTTTACGAGGTTCATCACCGCACACGAATTCAGTCCCATGGAGGTTCCAGAATGGTTGTGGATACAGGTCCGGGGTCCGTATTGGGCAGAGAGTTTCGCGAACCCGTCCAATTGCTTACGGATAAAATCGACCTGTGACCAGTAGCCGCCATTTTCTGCGTGCCAGTGCCAGTATCCGAGTTTGATGTTTTCAACACCTGCTTCACCCGCAGCGGCGTAGACGCGACGCGTCTCTTCCTGTCCCGGATCAAGAAAATCCCCCGGTGTTGTGACGAGGGGGATGGACAAGCCTGCGGCGGCGAACTGCTTTGCGGCGGCGGGCAGTGCTTCCGTCGCGTTTTCTGGGTTCACTGGATAGCCCGGACGCA encodes:
- a CDS encoding restriction endonuclease, which produces MKETVKSVFSTKLNEFVKTLNSYVETANGQWTIKGFIDIYRRIYTISTDTKIVSKLLEIHLLPQLLAFAEENGYTLIPAEKQNYYPDISLISETGDHKFALDFKTTYRLPENPEFCNGFTLGSHGNYFIERDNRKNIQFPYNEYMGHFCLGIIYTRASATSVDETELYTLEHLNSIPSVIRDFQFFAVEKWRIASDRRGSGNTANIGSINKIADILSGNGMFGQLGEKWFDDYWMNYRKITVQDDTSKTTKITNLHDFVVYRGGDTNLVVPRASQRKARSK
- a CDS encoding TIM barrel protein; translated protein: MKFIMFTKHLEGLEIPDIITALQSVGVSGADLCVRPGYPVNPENATEALPAAAKQFAAAGLSIPLVTTPGDFLDPGQEETRRVYAAAGEAGVENIKLGYWHWHAENGGYWSQVDFIRKQLDGFAKLSAQYGPRTCIHNHSGTSMGLNSCAVMNLVKGFDAQHVGVFADTGHLSIVGEPIEMALDIVKSHLAVMAFKDLARSPGMRGGSVVRMGKGFVDWETAVNTLQTIEFSGPVSFHSEYSGEPVDTVIDLARIDVRFISSLMEKSGL
- a CDS encoding sugar phosphate isomerase/epimerase; the encoded protein is MTQFELGLNTSTIRPAGLMDKIQIAAETGYTAIELWNDDLTAHEEQGGSLTDVKKALDDHGLSVPTVIALHGWLNTTGEEHQEAIEEAKRRMAQAAAVGSTYIVSSPPREVADLQLGGENYRELLELGREFGVKPAMEFLGFVDGVNQVKHAWEVMEVADHPDSTIVLDPFHIYRGGGEIDDIQGIPGNKIAVFHFNDAPAEPARAEQTDADRVYPGDGILDLGQMISILKDADYTGVISLELFNPSYWEQDPAEVARIGLEKMRAVLSNY
- a CDS encoding DUF2961 domain-containing protein, which encodes MTYVDGLLSSLTRVRKARSLRASSWDTTGRNSDAWNVEPGETRVIADLQGPGCINHIWMTQPNGYRNVLIRMFWDDEEHPSVLCPLGDFFGLGNEIVNSYDSIAFSASTHQNNQFNTGCALNCYLQMPFNRSARIELVNEGDTTHRQYFYIDYEQYPEPLDDDIAYFHAQFHRENPCDGWGHEITVNTPEANIINAERLAWDTNYLILSAEGSGHYIGCNLSITNFQGTWWGEGDDMIWVDGYKWPPDLHGTGSEDYLNQAWGMQQNAFAHNGSSIHENNTDGYQTSYVYHIENPIRFEKEIRVTIEHGHGNHLSNETSSVAYWYQIEPHTPFGVLPVAQRKPVLKDASGAWQIEASAQTPSAEVVLNDEMKQMKHKWSRS
- a CDS encoding Dam family site-specific DNA-(adenine-N6)-methyltransferase; this translates as MKILIPPIKCQGIKSKLVKWIDETRQWNGEGVWIEPFMGSGVVGFNLKPRKALFCDTNPHLISFYQGINSGVITPIVVREFLESEGTQLAKHGADHYYEVRKRFNVEKSSLDFLFLNRACFNGLIRFNRKGEFNVPFGHKPKRFSKAYITKIVNQVEWVAKRASLSDWTFLHQDFRITLSCATENDLIYCDPPYAGRHTDYFNTWNEAHEKSLYEGLKTTKAQFILSTWHSNEHRENPAIPNLWSEFNVITREHFYHVGAKESNRKPMLEALITNFKPAAAMPRKNTDELNNYAADALQLKFIRQKQQWTYTSKNPLSEETE